CCCCGCGCCGATGAGTTATCAGATCGACGACGGCGGTGTGCAATGATGCGCCGCTCGCTGACCATGCTCGCGATGCTGCTCGTGGCCGGCAGCGCGTCCGCCGCCGCCCAACAGGCCACCGAGCCGGCGCCCGACACGGCCGCCGGCACGGAGACGCCGGAGCGGCGCCAGCTCGAGCAGCAGCTTCGCCTGCGGTTAGGCCAGGTGGTGCGCCGCCAGCTGCAGCTCACCGACGACCAGTACGCGCAGCTGCAAGCGGTGAACCGCAAGTACGAAGCGCCGCGCCGCACCCTCAACCAGCGCGAGCGCTACCTGCGCCTGTCGCTGCGCGGCGAGCTGGAGTTAGGCGACAAGGCGGATCAGGCCAAAGTCGCCGGCTATCTCGACCAGCTGACCGACGTCCAGCAGTCTCGGTTGCAGCTTTTTCGCGAGGAGCAGAAGGACCTGTCCGGCTTCTTGACGCCGGTACAGCGCGCCAA
This genomic window from Gemmatimonadaceae bacterium contains:
- a CDS encoding Spy/CpxP family protein refolding chaperone → MMRRSLTMLAMLLVAGSASAAAQQATEPAPDTAAGTETPERRQLEQQLRLRLGQVVRRQLQLTDDQYAQLQAVNRKYEAPRRTLNQRERYLRLSLRGELELGDKADQAKVAGYLDQLTDVQQSRLQLFREEQKDLSGFLTPVQRAKYAALQEQVRRRVTQMRQRQLQRQQGRDTRVRPR